Proteins from one Malassezia vespertilionis chromosome 2, complete sequence genomic window:
- a CDS encoding uncharacterized protein (CAZy:CE10; MEROPS:MER0034961; EggNog:ENOG503Q114; TransMembrane:2 (o20-49i100-119o); COG:I) — protein MADVDPKVREAVRKAGPAKFNYAAFIIRAVLFHMYFIPTTLILFPFLIFKALLGIGRYRTWTTVETVGVWFTKRAIRNLVRFQMQPIPARENGLREMNNLLGTLLAILNFGGPGGYVIADSKPQTKLMDISYNRVGRKDADWFNPMPLEAFKGILTINTGSNRVTDSARYDGPALVDPKWANTRIKGYWYMRNNTDVPTPRAYGTQPRPVMLYFHGGACIAFGAGDPFMSLSLSRTAARSGNVDLFSVDYHLAPTSPFPVQITQALAGYFHLIDGYGYKPDQIFIGGDSYGAWLALQMEHYLRSDGNFITERWAKDKAPTKSGVPGLCLFSPWLFAYDIDTLGRSKGGLGDTYDIIEPALGHAGVDGLQVGPNHKKRCPLAVDTPWISPGTYPKEDLAILPPMFVVIAELEALFDEDAMFVKNVKEAGGSVELYIGKGLVHDYGAMVTFNKQFKHTCELMRAWLSQQKAFASQ, from the coding sequence ATGGCAGACGTCGACCCCAAGGTGAGAGAAGCTGTGCGCAAAGCCGGCCCCGCCAAATTCAACTATGCGGCATTTATTATCCGAGCAGTCCTTTTCCATATGTACTTCATTCCGACCACACTCATTCTTTTTCCATTCCTCATTTTTAAAGCACTCCTTGGTATCGGACGCTACAGGACATGGACCACTGTGGAAACTGTGGGCGTGTGGTTCACGAAGCGTGCCATTCGCAATCTCGTTCGCTTCCAGATGCAGCCGATTCCCGCGCGTGAGAACGGTTTGCGCGAGATGAACAACCTGCTCGGAACGCTGCTCGCAATTCTCAACTTTGGCGGCCCCGGTGGTTATGTTATTGCTGATTCCAAGCCACAGACTAAGCTGATGGATATTAGCTACAATCGTGTAGGACGCAAGGATGCCGATTGGTTTAACCCTATGCCCCTCGAGGCTTTCAAGGGTATCTTGACCATCAACACGGGCAGCAACCGGGTCACGGACTCTGCTAGGTACGACGGACCCGCCTTGGTCGACCCCAAGTGGGCCAACACGCGTATCAAAGGCTACTGGTACATGCGCAACAACACTGATGTGCCGACTCCGCGCGCCTATGGCACGCAGCCTCGCCCTGTGATGCTTTACTTCCACGGTGGTGCTTGCATTGCTTTCGGTGCTGGCGATCCATTCATGAGCTTGTCGCTCTCGCGTACGGCGGCCAGGTCTGGCAATGTGGATCTCTTTTCTGTGGACTACCACTTGGCCCCCACCAGTCCTTTCCCTGTGCAGATCACGCAGGCTCTCGCAGGCTACTTCCATCTCATTGACGGATACGGTTACAAGCCCGATCAAATATTCATTGGTGGTGATAGCTACGGTGCATGGCTTGCGCTTCAAATGGAGCACTACCTCCGCAGTGACGGCAACTTTATCACGGAGCGCTGGGCAAAAGACAAGGCGCCGACCAAGTCGGGTGTCCCTGGTCTCTGCCTCTTCTCGCCCTGGCTCTTTGCCTACGATATCGACACGCTTGGCCGTTCGAAAGGAGGTCTTGGCGATACGTACGATATCATTGAGCCCGCGTTGGGCCATGCGGGTGTGGACGGCCTTCAGGTCGGTCCCAACCACAAAAAGCGATGCCCCTTGGCTGTGGACACGCCCTGGATCAGCCCTGGTACGTACCCCAAGGAGGACCTTGCTATTCTCCCTCCCATGTTTGTTGTTATTGCGGAGCTGGAGGCCCTCTTTGACGAGGATGCCATGTTTGTCAAGAATGTCAAGGAAGCCGGCGGAAGCGTCGAGCTGTACATTGGCAAGGGACTGGTGCACGACTATGGTGCGATGGTCACGTTCAACAAGCAGTTCAAGCACACTTGCGAGCTGATGCGCGCTTGGTTGAGCCAACAGAAAGCCTTTGCCTCGCAGTAG
- a CDS encoding uncharacterized protein (COG:K; EggNog:ENOG503NX9A) has protein sequence MMNNMIPHGGYSPHTASHMPSHHAQAGIPISMGASPGGGGLPTGPGGAMANSPMMQASSYGAAPQYGAQLPLAGRHRVTTTLWEDEGTLCFQVDVKGVCVARRNDNNMVNGTKLLNVCGMSRGKRDGILKNEKERIVVKVGAMHLKGVWIAFNRAKQLAEQHGIADALYPLFEPNIQSFLYHPDNYPRTAAVMAAAQERHVQRHYASPAVGQAMKDVGGGDIAAGVPLHTGLDNNHWGSASQSHESSGAADSALHYQYQHHSHYQHHASMIPPPTNAGPGMFSASAPHYASQAMPQPVRAARNGNMAMERRAEHAGEQSGASGTPGTLSSSQGGVHRRISGMKRSNEDYMSSSNDSTHHESEPSSQPLNSAPVSSAASVPGNADTFSSNNFTQNFSLDDNMKMTKRPKVTESASQPSLPLQTESAPPMQTVYNGEHAVKSNTRTQSQTD, from the coding sequence ATGATGAACAACATGATACCACACGGTGGATACAGCCCTCATACAGCAAGTCATATGCCTTCGCACCATGCGCAGGCTGGTATTCCCATTTCGATGGGAGCCTCTCCGGGCGGTGGTGGTTTGCCCACGGGACCGGGGGGTGCTATGGCTAATTCGCCCATGATGCAAGCTTCGTCGTAcggtgcagcgccacagtacggcgcgcagctcccTCTTGCGGGGCGCCATCGCGTGACTACAACCTTGTGGGAGGATGAAGGCACACTTTGCTTCCAGGTCGATGTAAAGGGCGTTTGCGTCGCCCGCCGGAACGACAATAATATGGTCAACGGCACCAAGTTGCTGAATGTGTGCGGAATGTCGCGTGGTAAACGCGATGGGATTTTGAAGAATGAGaaggagcgcatcgtggTCAAGGTTGGTGCGATGCATTTGAAAGGCGTTTGGATTGCATTTAATCGCGCAAAGCAACTTGCAGAGCAGCACGGCATTGCCGATGCACTCTACCCGCTATTCGAGCCGAATATCCAGTCTTTTCTTTACCACCCTGACAACTACCCACGAACTGCAGCGGTGATGGCTgccgcgcaggagcgccaTGTACAGCGCCATTATGCTAGCCCCGCGGTGGGGCAGGCCATGAAGGATgttggcggcggcgacaTTGCAGCAGGCGTGCCATTGCACACGGGTCTCGACAATAATCACTGGGGCAGTGCGTCACAATCGCACGAGTCTTCAGGTGCGGCTGATTCTGCGCTGCATTACCAGTACCAACACCATTCTCATTACCAGCACCATGCCTCCATGATTCCTCCACCCACTAACGCAGGGCCTGGGATGTTTAGTGCGTCTGCCCCTCACTATGCGTCGCAGGCAATGCCACAACCTGTGCGGGCCGCCCGAAACGGTAATATGGCAATGGAGCGCCGTGCTGAGCATGCTGGCGAGCAGAGCGGTGCTTCGGGAACGCCAGGTACACTTTCTTCGTCGCAAGGAGGTGTCCACCGACGCATCTCGGGAATGAAACGCTCGAACGAGGACTATATGTCGTCTTCGAATGACAGTACCCATCACGAAAGCGAGCCGTCTTCGCAACCATTGAACAGTGCTCCTGTATCCAGTGCTGCTTCTGTGCCTGGAAATGCGGATACGTTTTCCTCGAACAACTTTACCCAAAATTTCTCTCTGGACGACAACATGAAAATGACGAAACGCCCCAAGGTGACTGAATCTGCCTCTCAGCCCTCCTTACCATTGCAGACGgagtctgcgccgcccatgcaGACTGTTTACAATGGGGAGCATGCTGTTAAATCTAATACTCGGACGCAGTCGCAAACCGATTGA
- a CDS encoding uncharacterized protein (EggNog:ENOG503P9V0) yields MLHAQNPGLSAQRPIEAPQQHHSPEIESVSVVAAAPEPKSDAPQPVQENAAQSSSERLESAADAAEEKNTRADQDAMAEEGEMGMGQVKEPNPAMQQQLREEEMARLLWLSLPENDQAAYYSEPEENLEHDLDRIGRPGPSGYTNRDQKLRGRSAVRWTHRGKLGSWTEVRADHELQERENLRVNAYQRANVQAMLDAESLMPGGMGSMFRENGWHKRPRSGKSGARMWDPSLTNDLLGDDLNQEKRNALSAASLAPSLLLPVLSARALLESKLLKHNFRDPHLTALSRTALDLRESEHVMYRALGRCFGAMERIFYTDPREMSYTKAGSLGSPPPEVQEEVRDDAQREGIAQGHVNAGANAETKIKNAKKRAASAMEPMDITPPLSQINNIFITKKGLAVPIQENAGEEARTTTISPEEQRDIVYASLEYLNDLHSDGREYMERLDEIRSMLADAKWSRSQLWSILRRWALQRDSDDAQMSQMYMHGMHGMYPPAGYGSQMEEGNAGADSRSGNGRGNSRRNDWSHASGRNRSRKRAAK; encoded by the exons atgctgcacgcacagaaTCCAGGGCTGAGCGCACAGCGTCCGATCGAGGCGCCACAGCAGCATCATTCGCCTGAAATAGAAAGTGTATCTGTGGTTGCAGCAGCACCGGAGCCCAAGAGCGACGCGCCACAGCCGGTGCAAGAAAATGCCGCGCAGTCGTCATCGGAGCGTTTGGAGAGCGCTGCGGATGCAGCAGAAGAGAAAaacacgcgcgccgaccaGGATGCAATGGCAGAAGAGGGAGAAATGGGAATGGGGCAAGTGAAGGAACCGAATCCTGcaatgcagcagcagctccgCGAAGAAGAAATGGCGAGATTACTGTGGCT CTCACTGCCCGAGAACGACCAAGCTGCATATTATTCAGAGCCAGAAGAGAATCTGGAACACGATCTTGATCGCATCGGCCGGCCAGGCCCATCGGGGTATACCAACCGTGACCAGAAACTGCGCGGGCGAAGCGCGGTGCGTTGGACGCACCGCGGCAAACTCGGCAGCTGGACGGAAGTGCGCGCAGATCacgagctgcaagagcgcgagaaTTTGCGGGTGAATGCCTATCAGCGTGCTAATGTACAAGCGATGCTGGATGCAGAGTCGCTCATGCCAGGCGGCATGGGAAGCATGTTCCGGGAAAATGGATGGCACAAGCGTCCGCGCAGTGGAAAGTCTGGTGCACGAATGTGGGATCCGTCGCTAACCAACGACTTGCTGGGCGATGACCTGAACCAAGAAAAGCGGAATGCGTTGAGTGCAGCATCCTTGGCACCGTCCCTCTTGTTGCCTGTCttgagcgcacgcgctctCCTTGAgagcaagctgctcaagcaTAATTTCCGCGATCCGCACCTTACGGCACTTAGTCGGACAGCGTTAGACTTGCGCGAGAGCGAGCATGTAATGTACCGTGCGCTTGGACGGTGCTTTGGCGCCATGGAGCGAATATTTTACACGGACCCGCGCGAAATGTCGTATACAAAGGCTGGCTCGCTTGGGAGTCCACCGCCCGAGGTGCAAGAGGAAGTGCGCGATGATGCACAGCGTGAAGGAATTGCGCAGGGCCATGTaaatgcaggcgcaaatGCCGAGACCAAGATAAAAAATGCGAAAAAACGCGCAGCTTCTGCCATGGAACCGATGGACATTACGCCGCCCTTGTCGCAGATAAACAACATTTTTATCACCAAGAAAGGACTTGCTGTTCCCATCCAAGAAAATGCAGGAGAGGAGGCGCGTACAACGACCATTTCGCCCGAAGAACAGCGGGATATTGTCTATGCAAGTCTCGAGTACCTGAACGATTTGCACTCGGACGGTCGTGAATACATGGAACGCTTGGATGAAATTCGATCCATGTTGGCGGACGCTAAGTGGAGCCGGAGCCAGCTATGGAGTATTTTACGCCGCTGGGCACTGCAGCGGGACAGTGATGATGCACAAATGAGCCAAATGTATATGCATGGTATGCATGGTATGTACCCACCTGCAGGATATGGCTCGCAGATGGAAGAAGGCAACGCAGGCGCGGATAGCAGGTCTGGAAATGGCCGTGGAAATTCGCGTCGTAACGACTGGTCCCACGCGTCAGGGCGCAATCGCTCCAGGaaacgcgccgcgaaaTAG
- a CDS encoding uncharacterized protein (EggNog:ENOG503PKM3), translating to MQRQSEHTYSLPSRDNLSNPRPIGQHSAPPSPKVGILQTSKGIYGHTSSSSPSTLAQKHRTESSSSLTNLSRATQQGLDITHFLSAEKLGYQPQDWTLLAIQRAQGGTKYVVTLMYLHTMTLYTWPFDPRKPPAQGTCFITPIASDNTEASSPAVLRKSLRVLEDCLRTWIRHSRAKSPMRGSSRLIVSSAEIDLVNHLLHLYTTTEDQREDWLQRQKLPAELPGSVTTSPSITPPISDDGSILSLPDMRRHSRQGSLSPRGPISPRMSPLLGRGTALQLQCPSAHEDDAQENAKAPAISITEPSPVSLHPALPPPPSAAQKEFDKKLHDAIDALSLATSSNRGASSAPALPSCVPFTDTQAEQTIPQRMLRAKREPAPSKTAPRAFAKLLRGKRELS from the coding sequence atgcagagacAATCGGAGCACACGTATTCGCTGCCTTCGCGGGATAACTTGTCGAATCCACGCCCAATCGGACAGCATTCAGCGCCACCGTCTCCCAAAGTCGGTATCTTGCAAACCAGCAAAGGTATTTACGGCCACacttcttcttcgtcgcCCTCTACCTTGGCACAAAAGCACAGGACCGAATCCTCTTCTTCTCTGACGAACCTATCGCGCGCCACACAACAAGGGCTTGACATTACGCATTTTTTATCCGCGGAAAAACTTGGCTACCAACCGCAGGACTGgacgctgcttgcgatCCAGCGTGCACAAGGAGGTACGAAATATGTGGTAACGCTCATGTATTTGCATACGATGACCCTATACACATGGCCATTTGACCCGCGAAAACCGCCCGCCCAAGGTACATGTTTCATTACACCGATTGCGTCGGATAATACAGAAGCGTCGTCTCCAGCGGTCCTACGTAAGTCGCTGCGTGTCCTGGAAGATTGTCTGCGCACCTGGATCCGCCACTCGCGGGCCAAATCAcccatgcgcggctcgtcgcgcttgattgtgagcagcgccgagATTGATTTGGTGAATCATTTGCTGCACCTCTATACCACAACAGAAGACCAGCGCGAAGATTGGCTCCAACGACAAAAACTTCCCGCGGAACTGCCGGGCTCCGTAACAACCTCCCCTTCCATCACCCCACCCATCTCAGACGACGGATCCATTCTGTCCCTCCCAGATATGCGACGCCATTCGCGCCAAGGATCCCTGTCGCCAAGAGGTCCCATTTCGCCGCGCATGTCGCCCCTGTTGGGCCGCGGCACAGCCCTTCAGCTGCAATGTCCTAGCGCGCACGAGGACGACGCGCAAGAAAACGCAAAGGCACCTGCCATCAGCATCACCGAGCCGTCGCCCGTGTCATTGCATCCTGCGCTCCCTCCCCCAccgagcgccgcccagAAAGAGTTTGACAAAAAGCTTCACGATGCCATCGACGCCTTGTCGCTCGCCACGTCGTCCaaccgcggcgcatcctctGCACCCGCACTCCCTTCGTGCGTGCCCTTCACTGATACCCAGGCCGAGCAAACGATACcacagcgcatgctccggGCAAAGCGCGAGCCTGCGCCATCCAAGACGGCACCCCGTGCTTTTGCCAAACTTTTGCGTGGGAAACGCGAATTAAGCTAA
- the GSL2 gene encoding 1,3-beta-glucan synthase (CAZy:GT48; TransMembrane:19 (i384-406o426-450i462-483o503-528i549-569o575-596i608-629o635-658i1245-1265o1294-1315i1327-1349o1385-1405i1412-1429o1500-1522i1543-1571o1583-1607i1619-1640o1689-1708i1742-1765o); EggNog:ENOG503NUI9; COG:M): MATFYGGGQDGSVPSRNNPFYGNANQPELVTYLQGYSADNSAQYAAEDFESPVAPKADSYSAESRMYTSGAQHAQGNYVPSTTASFYRESVQPVRQREPYPAWTVDQNIPLSKEEVEDVFIDLANKFGFQRDNMRNMYDHFMILLDSRASRMAPKQALLTLHADYIGGEHANYRKWYFAAQLDLDDAIGRAQNAGLARAASIAQRSSELKPGAKLLGFKSLDTARARWRDAMYRMSDYDRVRQVALYLLCWGEGSQVRFVPECLCFIFKCADDYYRSPECQNRLDPVPEGLYLHSVVKPLYRFLRDQVFEVVEGKFIKRERDHDKTIGYDDVNQLFWYPEGINRIRLFDKTRLVDVPPQQRFMKFDKIDWSHVFFKTYKETRSFLHLLVNFNRIWIFHISLYWYFVAYNSPKAYEPNRQPSYPEQLSASALGGAVSSFIMMLATFVELLYIPTSWNNSSHLFTRLVIVGICLGVTIAPAVYIFGFNKGFDGPNAGWRPHAALAVAITHMCVSAVITAMFSLLPSGRIFGDRVAGRKRKYLANQTFTASYAKLSVSHRFFSLFMWILVFGCKLTESYFFLTLSLKDPFAVLVTMRVVNCDDRYFGTRLCRLQPAFTLSSIMLMDLCLFFLDTFLWYVVWSTVFSLGWAFYSGLSVWTPWSDIFQRLPKRIYSKLLATQDMEVKYKPKVLVSQVWNAIIISMYREHLLSIDHVQRLLYHQAPAEDAPFKRTLRAPPFFLNQMKPGNKESDYFPPGSEAERRISYFAQSLTLHMPEPVPVDMMPTFSVLTPHYSEKILLSLREIIREEDQNTRVTLLEYLKQLHPVEWDNFVKDTKILAEETSGFVGPSPFGVEDEKANLKGNSTKTDDLPFYCIGFKSAAPEYTLRTRIWSSLRAQTLYRTVSGFMNYNKAIKLLYRVENPEVVQLFGGNTERLERELERMSRRKFKFVISMQRYSRFNKEEIENTEFLLRAYPDLLIAYLDEEAPRRDGSESRWYSCLVDGHSEMLASGRRRPKFRIELPGNPILGDGKADNQNHSIIFTRGEYLQLIDANQDNYLEECLKIRNVLAEFDTMHMSDENPYGPKHATFDPAHVAIVGSREYIFSENIGILGDVAAGKEQTFGTLAGRGLAKLGGKFHYGHPDFLNSIYMATRGGVSKAQKGLHLNEDIYAGMMVFGRGGRIKHCEYYQCGKGRDLGFGTILNFITKLGNGMGEQILSREYYYLGTQLPVDRFLTFYYGHPGFHINNIMVIFAVHMFMFSLMFLGSLYSSLGVCPDTGSEFILGTGTCYYLNPVIYWIQRTVISILLVFMIAFLPLFLQELSERGAVSAFIRLIKQFVSLSPLFEIFTTQIYSHSIITNLTFGGARYIATGRGFATTRINFSTLYSRFAGPSIYSGIRALLMCFYATLSVWMPHLIYFWISLVALCVAPFLFNPHEFAFSDFVIDYREFLRWMSRGNSRSHANSWIGYCRLSRTRITGYKKRRLGHPSELLTNDVPRASLKTLVLHEVVVPICLAIVFGVCYCFVKSFPAISPAENAGRANDKQGGIVRLAIISLAPLAWNAVVLFLLFITSLFFGPALSSCCVKFGSVMAVTAHLLAVAGILATVEWLWFTEFYNTANTVLGILAMIAVQRAICKILTALFISRELKNDETNRAWWTGRWYGRGLGGHAFSQPAREFIVKIVEMSQFTADFVISHLLLFALSVPLIIPFVDRLHSTALFWLRPSKQIHAPIYSLRQRAQRRSIVLRYTIVFILAWIVFLALILVPIITYTALYEDDRASMCSYCSTL, from the coding sequence TCCTTCTCGACTCGCGGGCCAGTCGTATGGCCCCAaagcaagcgctgcttacgctgcacgccgatTATATTGGTGGTGAGCACGCAAACTACCGCAAGTGGTactttgccgcgcagctcgaccTGGACGATGCGATCGGCAGGGCACAGAACGCgggtcttgcgcgcgccgcaagtaTAGCGCAGCGGTCCAGCGAGTTGAAGCCAGgcgccaagctccttgGCTTTAAGTCGCTCGATACTGCCCGGGCCCGCTGGCGAGACGCTATGTACCGTATGAGCGACTATGACCGTGTtcgccaagtcgcgctcTATCTCTTGTGCTGGGGCGAAGGTAGTCAAGTGCGCTTTGTGCCAGAGTGCTTGTGCTTCATCTTCAAGTGCGCAGACGACTACTACCGCTCGCCCGAGTGCCAGAACCGTTTGGACCCTGTGCCCGAGGGCTTGTATCTCCATTCGGTCGTCAAGCCACTGTACCGCTTCCTGCGTGACCAGGTCTTTGAGGTGGTCGAAGGCAAGTTTATCAAGCGTGAGCGCGACCATGACAAGACGATTGGCTACGATGATGTCAACCAGCTCTTTTGGTACCCCGAAGGCATCAACCGTATCCGTCTGTTTGACAAgacgcgcctcgtcgatGTTCctccgcagcagcgcttcaTGAAGTTTGACAAGATCGATTGGAGCCATGTGTTTTTCAAGACATACAAGGAAACGCGCTCTTTCCTCCATCTCCTTGTCAACTTTAACCGTATTTGGATTTTCCACATTTCGCTCTACTGGTACTTTGTCGCGTACAATTCGCCTAAAGCGTACGAGCCAAACAGGCAGCCATCCTATCCAGAGCAGCTCAGTGCTTCTGCCctgggcggcgccgtctCGTCGTTTATCATGATGCTTGCCACTTTTGTCGAGTTGCTATACATCCCTACCTCGTGGAACAACTCGAGCCACTTGTTTACGCGTCTTGTCATTGTGGGCATCTGTTTGGGCGTCACAATTGCGCCTGCCGTGTACATCTTTGGATTCAACAAAGGTTTCGACGGCCCGAATGCTGGCTGGCGTCCTCATGCGGCCCTGGCCGTAGCCATCACTCACATGTGTGTCTCTGCTGTTATCACTGCCATGTTTTCCCTGCTTCCCTCTGGCCGCATCTTTGGCGATCGTGTCGCggggcgcaagcgcaagtaTTTGGCAAACCAGACATTCACTGCGTCCTATGCAAAACTCAGCGTTTCACATCGCTTCTTTTCCCTCTTCATGTGGATTCTCGTCTTTGGCTGCAAGCTGACTGAAAGTTACTTCTTTTTGACGCTCTCGCTCAAGGATCCATTTGCGGTGCTGGTCACTATGCGCGTGGTCAATTGCGACGACCGCTACTTTGGCACGCGTCTTTGCCGTCTGCAGCCCGCTTTTACGCTTTCCTCCATCATGCTCATGGATTTGTGTCTCTTCTTTTTGGACACCTTTTTGTGGTACGTTGTTTGGAGCACCGTCTTTAGCTTGGGCTGGGCATTTTACTCGGGCCTCTCTGTCTGGACGCCTTGGTCGGATAttttccagcgcctgcCCAAACGCATCTACTCCAAGCTTCTTGCCACGCAAGACATGGAGGTCAAGTACAAGCCCAAGGTGCTCGTTTCCCAAGTGTGGAATGCCATCATCATTTCCATGTACCGCGAGCATCTCTTGTCCATTGACCACGTCCAACGCCTCCTCTACCACCAGGCTCCTGCGGAAGATGCGCCGTTCAAGCGTACGCTCCGCGCTCCGCCCTTCTTCTTGAACCAAATGAAGCCGGGGAACAAGGAGTCGGACTACTTTCCGCCTGGCTCGGAGGCCGAGCGCCGTATCAGCTACTTTGCACAATCGCTTACACTGCACATGCCCGAGCCTGTCCCTGTGGATATGATGCCCACGTTCAGTGTTTTGACTCCTCACTACAGCGAAAAGATTCTTTTGTCTTTGCGCGAGATTATTCGTGAAGAGGACCAAAACACGCGTGTGACGCTGCTTGAGTATCTCAAGCAGCTTCACCCCGTGGAGTGGGACAACTTTGTAAAGGACACCAAGATCCTTGCGGAAGAAACGAGCGGTTTTGTCGGCCCCTCGCCATTCGGAGTGGAGGACGAGAAGGCCAACTTGAAAGGCAACAGCACCAAGACGGATGACTTGCCCTTTTACTGCATTGGCTTCAAGTCTGCTGCGCCAGAGTACACGCTGCGTACGCGCATTTGgtcttctttgcgcgcacaaacacTGTACCGTACTGTATCTGGCTTTATGAACTACAACAAGGCGATCAAGCTCCTCTACCGTGTCGAGAACCCCGAAGTGGTACAGCTCTTTGGTGGTAACACGgagcgtctcgagcgcgagTTGGAGCGCATGAGCCGTCGCAAGTTCAAGTTTGTCATTTCCATGCAGCGCTATTCGCGTTTCAACAAGGAAGAGATTGAAAACACTGAGTTTTTGCTGCGTGCCTACCCCGACTTGCTGATTGCTTATCTCGACGAagaggcgccgcgcagggATGGCAGTGAGTCTCGCTGGTACTCTTGCTTGGTTGATGGCCACTCGGAGATGCTAGCTTCTGGACGCCGTCGCCCCAAGTTCCGCATCGAGCTCCCGGGCAACCCAATTCTCGGTGACGGCAAGGCCGACAACCAAAATCACTCGATCATCttcacgcgcggcgagtaTTTGCAGCTGATTGATGCCAACCAGGACAATTACCTGGAAGAGTGCCTCAAGATCCGCAACGTCCTCGCCGAGTTTGACACGATGCACATGTCGGACGAAAACCCTTACGGCCCGAAGCATGCCACGTTTGACCCAGCGCATGTTGCCATTGTCGGTTCCAGAGAGTACATTTTCTCTGAAAACATTGGTATTCTCGGTGACGTTGCCGCCGGCAAGGAACAGACCTTTGGTACGCTTGCCGGCCGTGGCTTGgccaagcttggcggcaaGTTCCACTATGGCCACCCCGACTTTTTGAACTCGATCTACATGGCCACGCGTGGCGGCGTGTCGAAAGCCCAAAAGGGACTTCATTTGAACGAGGATATCTACGCGGGAATGATGGTATTTGGTCGTGGCGGACGCATCAAGCACTGCGAGTACTACCAGTGTGGCAAAGGGCGTGACTTGGGCTTTGGCACCATTCTTAACTTTATTACCAAGCTTGGTAACGGTATGGGCGAGCAAATTTTGTCGCGCGAGTACTACTACCTTGGCACGCAGCTTCCTGTCGACCGCTTCCTCACCTTTTATTACGGCCACCCTGGTTTCCACATCAACAACATCATGGTCATCTTTGCCGTGCACATGTTTATGTTCTCGCTTATGTTCCTCGGCTCGCTCTACTCTTCCCTCGGCGTCTGTCCCGACACGGGCTCCGAGTTTATTCTGGGTACTGGTACCTGCTACTATCTCAATCCTGTCATTTACTGGATTCAGCGTACGGTCATCAGTATTCTGCTTGTGTTCATGATTGCCTTCCTTCCGCTCTTTTTGCAAGAACTCtcggagcgcggcgcagttAGCGCCTTTATCCGCCTCATCAAGCAGTTTGTCAGTCTCAGTCCCCTCTTTGAGATTTTCACCACCCAAATTTACTCGCACTCGATCATCACCAACCTCACCTTTGGTGGCGCGCGGTACATTGCAACCGGCCGTGGTTTCGCCACTACCCGCATCAACTTTTCCACGCTCTACAGCCGCTTTGCCGGCCCCTCGATCTACTCTGGCatccgtgcgctgctcatGTGTTTCTACGCCACGTTGTCTGTGTGGATGCCGCATTTGATCTACTTTTGGATTAGTTTGGTCGCgctttgcgtcgcgccgttCCTTTTCAACCCCCACGAGTTTGCCTTTTCCGACTTTGTCATTGACTACCGCGAGTTTCTCCGCTGGATGTCGCGTGGTAACAGCCGCAGCCACGCAAATTCCTGGATTGGGTACTGCCGCCTTAGCCGCACCCGTATCACGGGGTACAAAAAGAGGCGCTTGGGTCATCCTTCTGAGCTGCTTACCAACGATGTTCCCCGTGCGAGCCTAAAAACGCTTGTTTTACACGAGGTGGTCGTGCCCATTTGCCTCGCCATTGTCTTTGGTGTTTGCTACTGCTTTGTCAAGAGCTTCCCGGCCATTTCCCCTGCGGAAAATGCGGGTCGTGCCAACGACAAGCAGGGCGGTATTGTGCGCCTGGCCATTATTTCGCTTGCGCCCCTTGCCTGGAACGCTGTCGtgctcttcctcctcttcaTCACCAGTCTCTTTTTTGGACCCGcattgagcagctgctgcgtCAAGTTTGGCAGTGTCATGGCTGTCACAGCCCACTTGCTCGCCGTCGCAGGCATTCTTGCTACTGTTGAATGGCTCTGGTTCACCGAGTTTTACAACACAGCCAACACCGTGCTGGGTATTTTGGCCATGATtgccgtgcagcgtgccaTTTGCAAGATTCTCACCGCACTTTTTATTTCCCGCGAGCTCAAGAACGACGAGACGAACCGTGCTTGGTGGACTGGTCGCTGGTACGGCCGTGGTCTTGGAGGCCATGCCTTTAGCCAGCCCGCGCGCGAGTTTATTGTCAAGATCGTCGAGATGAGTCAATTTACTGCTGACTTTGTGATTAGCCACCTGCTCCTCTTTGCCTTGTCTGTTCCTTTGATTATCCCCTTTGTGGACCGTCTACACTCCACCGCGCTCTTTTGGCTGCGCCCATCAAAGCAGATCCATGCGCCGATCTACTCGCTTCgtcagcgtgcgcagcgccggtCGATTGTATTGCGGTACACGATTGTGTTTATCCTTGCATGGATCGTCTTCCTTGCTCTGATTCTGGTGCCGATCATTACCTATACGGCCTTGTATGAAGATGACAGGGCGTCCATGTGCAGTTACTGCTCCACCCTTTGA